A region from the Desulfoglaeba alkanexedens ALDC genome encodes:
- the argJ gene encoding bifunctional glutamate N-acetyltransferase/amino-acid acetyltransferase ArgJ, which yields MTLAPAEAGKSTRSVAVVRGAFQVPGFRVGTASTGMRYRNRLDLAAVVSDHPVSAAGVFTRNRFAAAPVRLCRARLERHAAGIRAVVANAGIANACTGEEGLRRAESMATLAAEALGLQPEAVLVASTGVIGPQIRLEPIREALPELARSLRPEGWEDAASAIMTTDTRPKTAHTRLSFGGSEFTVGGIAKGSGMIAPDMATLLAFVATDAPMSVEVLRHWLRAGAERSFNRITVDGDTSTNDTLIALAAATAAYPVIRDPLSPEGRCFGEALTAVLLDLARQVILDGEGATKFVALQVTGAPDAESAKKVAFTVANSPLVKTAFFGGDANWGRIVAAAGRAGVPLDPDRVSLTFGNVCVFQNGAPLDGEDLEARATEVFRGKAIDIRLDLGVGTAEETVYTCDLSYDYVKINGAYRT from the coding sequence ATGACCCTTGCCCCTGCGGAAGCGGGAAAAAGTACAAGAAGTGTTGCGGTCGTTAGGGGGGCGTTCCAGGTGCCCGGATTTCGGGTGGGAACCGCGTCCACGGGCATGCGCTATCGAAACCGGCTCGATCTCGCCGCCGTGGTTTCGGATCACCCCGTCTCGGCCGCAGGCGTCTTCACACGAAACCGGTTCGCGGCCGCCCCTGTGCGGCTGTGCCGAGCCCGGCTGGAAAGGCACGCTGCTGGGATTCGCGCGGTGGTGGCCAACGCCGGCATCGCCAACGCCTGTACCGGAGAAGAAGGCCTTCGGCGGGCGGAATCCATGGCGACCCTCGCCGCGGAAGCGCTCGGCCTCCAGCCCGAAGCGGTGCTTGTGGCCTCCACCGGAGTCATCGGCCCTCAGATCCGGCTGGAACCGATCCGTGAAGCGCTTCCCGAATTGGCCCGATCGCTCCGGCCCGAGGGCTGGGAAGATGCGGCTTCCGCCATCATGACCACCGACACCCGCCCCAAAACCGCTCACACCCGCCTGTCCTTCGGCGGCTCTGAATTCACCGTGGGCGGGATCGCCAAGGGCTCCGGCATGATCGCTCCCGACATGGCCACTCTTCTCGCTTTCGTGGCCACCGACGCCCCCATGTCCGTCGAGGTGCTCCGGCATTGGCTGCGGGCGGGAGCCGAACGCTCCTTCAACCGCATTACTGTGGACGGTGACACCAGCACCAACGACACACTCATCGCCCTCGCCGCCGCAACGGCGGCTTACCCCGTGATCCGCGATCCGCTGAGCCCGGAAGGGCGTTGCTTCGGCGAAGCGCTCACGGCCGTTCTCCTGGATCTCGCCCGACAGGTGATTCTCGACGGGGAAGGGGCCACCAAGTTCGTCGCGCTTCAGGTCACCGGGGCCCCGGATGCCGAAAGCGCCAAGAAGGTCGCCTTCACCGTCGCCAACTCGCCGCTTGTCAAAACCGCCTTCTTCGGCGGCGACGCCAACTGGGGCCGCATCGTCGCGGCGGCGGGGCGAGCCGGCGTCCCGCTCGATCCCGACCGGGTTTCCCTGACCTTCGGAAACGTCTGCGTTTTTCAAAACGGCGCGCCCCTGGACGGAGAGGATCTGGAAGCCAGGGCCACCGAGGTTTTTCGAGGTAAGGCCATCGACATTCGCCTGGACCTCGGGGTCGGAACCGCCGAAGAGACTGTCTACACGTGCGATCTGTCCTACGATTACGTGAAGATCAACGGCGCCTACCGAACCTAA
- the secA gene encoding preprotein translocase subunit SecA, with the protein MIGSILKRIFGTQNERNLKRIAPIVDAINALEPTVRGLSDADLRAKTAAFRERVAKGESLDDLLPEAFAVAREASIRAVGMRPFDVQLIGGIVLHQGKIAEMKTGEGKTLVAVMPVYLNALTGRGVHVVTVNDYLARRDSEWMGKVYRFLGLEVGCIVHGLNDRERREAYAADVTYGTNNEFGFDYLRDNMKFSLNDMVQRDLHYAIVDEVDSILIDEARTPLIISGPAEKSTELYNRINRIIPQLRPETDYTKDEKSRTVALTEDGVARAETLLGVENLYDPRHMDLLHHVHQALRAHTLFQKDVDYIVKGGKVIIVDEFTGRLMPGRRYSDGLHQALEAKEGVRVENENQTLASITFQNYFRMYDKLAGMTGTADTEAEEFAKIYNLEVVVIPTHKKMIRTDHPDCIYRTEQEKFRAVVREIKELHEQGRPVLVGTVNIDKSERLSAMLKREGIPHQVLNAKHHEKEAEIVAQAGRRGAVTISTNMAGRGTDIVLGPGVAQLGGLHIIGTERHESRRIDNQLRGRAGRQGDPGSSRFYLSLEDDLMRIFAADRISGLMQRIGMEEDEPIEHRLISRAIENAQSRVEAQNFSIRKQLLEYDDVMNQQRQVIYEQRREAIKGGDLKPVILDMAEEVLDLIVQEHTDEKTYAEDWDLEGLGKDLFRIFGLQPDLSPAALEHTNQTGLREELWDRILERYESREKEFGETIMRDLENYILLQTLDSLWKDHLLNMDHLKEGIGLRGYAQQDPLVAYKREGHAVFDDMISRLREETLRLLFHVQIQREDEVQTLRKEQEEQSMFYGPAGGGSTRREPVKKTKKVGRNDPCPCGSGKKYKKCCGR; encoded by the coding sequence ATGATTGGTTCTATACTTAAGCGGATCTTCGGCACCCAAAACGAACGCAACCTCAAGCGCATCGCGCCCATCGTGGATGCCATCAACGCGCTCGAACCCACCGTGCGCGGCCTGAGCGACGCCGACCTTCGTGCCAAGACGGCGGCGTTTCGGGAACGGGTGGCCAAGGGCGAATCCCTGGACGACCTTCTTCCGGAAGCCTTCGCCGTGGCTCGGGAAGCGTCCATACGGGCGGTGGGCATGCGCCCTTTCGATGTTCAGCTCATCGGCGGCATCGTGCTTCACCAGGGCAAGATCGCCGAAATGAAAACCGGTGAAGGAAAGACCCTGGTCGCCGTGATGCCCGTCTACCTGAACGCCCTCACCGGGCGCGGCGTCCACGTGGTGACGGTGAACGACTACCTGGCGCGGCGCGACAGCGAATGGATGGGCAAGGTCTACCGGTTTCTCGGCCTGGAAGTCGGCTGCATCGTGCACGGGTTGAACGACCGGGAGCGCCGGGAAGCCTACGCCGCCGACGTGACCTATGGGACCAACAACGAGTTTGGATTCGACTACCTTCGCGACAACATGAAATTCAGCTTGAACGACATGGTCCAACGGGACCTCCATTACGCCATCGTGGACGAAGTGGACAGTATTCTCATCGATGAGGCGAGAACGCCGCTGATCATCTCCGGCCCGGCCGAAAAGTCCACCGAACTTTACAACCGCATCAACCGCATCATCCCTCAGCTACGGCCGGAAACCGATTACACCAAGGACGAAAAAAGCCGCACCGTGGCCCTCACGGAAGACGGAGTGGCACGCGCCGAAACGCTCCTGGGCGTGGAAAACCTTTACGACCCGCGCCACATGGATCTCCTGCACCATGTCCACCAGGCGCTCCGCGCTCACACCTTGTTCCAGAAAGACGTCGATTACATCGTCAAGGGGGGCAAGGTCATCATCGTGGACGAATTCACCGGGCGGCTCATGCCTGGGAGGCGGTACAGCGACGGCCTTCACCAAGCTCTGGAAGCCAAAGAAGGCGTGCGGGTGGAAAATGAAAACCAAACCCTGGCTTCCATCACCTTCCAGAACTACTTCCGCATGTACGACAAGCTCGCGGGAATGACCGGCACCGCGGACACGGAAGCCGAAGAATTCGCCAAGATCTACAACCTGGAGGTGGTGGTCATTCCGACCCACAAAAAGATGATCCGCACCGATCACCCCGACTGTATCTATCGGACAGAGCAGGAAAAATTCCGTGCCGTCGTCCGCGAGATCAAGGAATTGCACGAACAGGGGCGGCCGGTGCTGGTCGGAACCGTCAACATCGACAAGTCCGAACGCCTGAGCGCCATGCTCAAACGCGAAGGCATCCCCCACCAGGTTCTGAACGCCAAGCACCACGAAAAGGAAGCGGAAATCGTGGCTCAGGCCGGCCGGCGCGGAGCCGTGACCATTTCCACCAACATGGCCGGCCGCGGTACCGACATCGTGTTGGGCCCCGGCGTCGCCCAACTGGGCGGACTCCACATCATCGGTACGGAACGTCATGAATCCCGAAGGATCGACAACCAGCTTCGAGGCCGTGCCGGCCGCCAGGGCGACCCGGGTTCCTCGCGGTTTTATCTTTCTTTGGAAGACGACCTCATGCGAATCTTCGCCGCGGATCGGATCTCGGGGCTCATGCAGCGGATCGGCATGGAAGAAGACGAACCCATCGAGCACCGCCTCATCAGCCGCGCCATCGAAAACGCTCAAAGCCGCGTCGAAGCTCAAAACTTCAGTATTCGCAAGCAACTCCTCGAATACGACGACGTGATGAACCAGCAACGGCAGGTGATCTACGAACAGCGCCGGGAAGCCATCAAGGGCGGCGACCTGAAACCGGTCATCCTGGACATGGCCGAAGAAGTCCTGGACCTCATCGTTCAGGAACACACGGATGAGAAAACCTACGCCGAAGACTGGGACCTGGAAGGCCTCGGAAAGGACCTCTTCCGTATTTTCGGGCTTCAGCCGGACCTCAGCCCGGCAGCGCTCGAGCACACGAACCAGACGGGGCTTCGCGAGGAACTTTGGGACCGGATCCTGGAACGCTACGAAAGTCGGGAAAAGGAATTCGGCGAAACCATCATGCGGGACCTGGAAAACTACATCCTGCTGCAGACCCTGGACAGCCTTTGGAAGGACCACCTGCTCAACATGGATCACCTGAAGGAAGGCATTGGGCTTCGAGGCTACGCGCAGCAGGATCCCCTGGTCGCCTATAAGCGGGAAGGTCATGCGGTTTTCGACGACATGATCTCGAGGCTCCGCGAAGAAACCCTGCGCCTTCTCTTCCACGTCCAGATCCAGCGCGAAGACGAGGTCCAGACCCTCCGGAAGGAACAGGAAGAACAGTCCATGTTTTATGGACCGGCCGGCGGCGGATCGACGCGCCGGGAACCCGTCAAGAAAACGAAAAAGGTGGGACGAAATGACCCTTGCCCCTGCGGAAGCGGGAAAAAGTACAAGAAGTGTTGCGGTCGTTAG
- the nusB gene encoding transcription antitermination factor NusB, with amino-acid sequence MGSRRQSREIALQVLYQLEINEMPPEEAVRRVVEHFEAPRSASPFAEILVTGVRTHRDHIDRTLASASENWRVDRMSPVDRNILRIALYEILFCDDIPPRVSVNEAIELAKRYGSADSRAFVNGVLDHILNLVAVREASPEPEP; translated from the coding sequence ATGGGTTCACGCCGACAATCCAGGGAAATCGCCCTCCAGGTTCTTTATCAGCTGGAGATCAACGAAATGCCGCCGGAAGAAGCCGTCCGTCGCGTTGTGGAGCACTTCGAAGCTCCCCGGTCCGCGAGTCCGTTCGCGGAAATTCTGGTGACCGGCGTGAGAACCCACCGGGATCACATCGACCGGACGCTCGCCTCGGCTTCCGAAAACTGGCGTGTGGATCGCATGTCTCCCGTCGACCGGAACATCCTCAGAATCGCCCTGTACGAAATCCTCTTTTGCGACGATATTCCGCCCAGGGTATCCGTCAATGAAGCCATCGAACTGGCCAAACGATACGGCAGCGCAGATTCACGGGCTTTCGTGAACGGCGTGCTGGACCACATCCTCAACCTGGTAGCGGTCCGGGAGGCTTCACCGGAACCCGAACCTTGA